From Camelina sativa cultivar DH55 chromosome 20, Cs, whole genome shotgun sequence, the proteins below share one genomic window:
- the LOC104771151 gene encoding shaggy-related protein kinase alpha isoform X2 produces the protein MEATVVDGNGTETGHIIVTTIGGRNGQPKQTISYMAERVVGHGSFGVVFQAKCLETGETVAIKKVLQDRRYKNRELQTMRLLDHPNVVSLKHCFFSTTEKDELYLNLVLEYVPETVHRVIKHYNKLNQRMPLIYVKLYTYQIFRALSYIHRCIGVCHRDIKPQNLLVNPHTHQVKLCDFGSAKVLVKGEPNISYICSRYYRAPELIFGATEYTTAIDVWSAGCVLAELLLGQPLFPGESGVDQLVEIIKVLGTPTREEIKCMNPNYTEFKFPQIKAHPWHKIFHKRMPPEAVDLVSRLLQYSPNLRSAALDTLVHPFFDELRDPNARLPNGRFLPPLFNFKPHELKGVPVEMVAKLVPEHARKQCPWLGL, from the exons ATGGAAGCGACGGTTGTAGATGGCAATGGTACTGAGACTGGTCACATCATAGTGACTACTATTGGTGGAAGAAACGGCCAACCAAAGCAg ACGATCAGCTACATGGCGGAACGTGTTGTTGGACATGGATCTTTTGGTGTTGTGTTCCAA GCGAAATGTCTTGAGACAGGAGAAACTGTTGCAATAAAGAAAGTTCTACAAGATAGGAGGTACAAGAACCGTGAGCTTCAAACCATGAGGCTACTTGACCATCCAAATGTTGTGTCTCTCAAACACTGCTTCTTCTCAACCACCGAAAAAGATGAGCTTTACCTCAATCTTGTTCTTGAATACGTCCCAGAAACTGTTCATCGGGTTATCAAACATTACAACAAACTGAATCAGAGAATGCCTCTCATATACGTCAAACTTTACACATATCAG ATTTTTAGGGCTTTATCTTACATTCACCGGTGCATTGGTGTGTGTCATCGCGACATAAAACCTCAAAACTTGTTG GTAAATCCACACACTCACCAAGTAAAACTATGCGACTTTGGAAGTGCAAAAGTATTG GTAAAAGGAGAACCAAACATCTCCTACATTTGCTCGAGGTATTACAGAGCACCTGAACTTATTTTTGGAGCAACTGAGTATACGACAGCCATTGACGTCTGGTCTGCAGGATGTGTTCTTGCTGAACTCTTGCTTGGACAG CCCTTATTCCCGGGTGAGAGTGGTGTTGATCAACTTGTAGAGATAATCAAG GTCTTGGGAACGCCTACCAGGGAAGAAATCAAGTGCATGAACCCTAACTACACGGAATTCAAATTCCCTCAGATTAAAGCTCATCCATGGCACAAG ATTTTCCACAAACGCATGCCTCCGGAAGCTGTTGATTTGGTCTCAAGACTTCTTCAATACTCTCCTAATCTACGAAGTGCCGCT CTCGACACATTGGTCCACCCATTCTTTGATGAGCTAAGAGATCCAAACGCACGTCTGCCTAATGGTCGTTTCCTTCCACCGCTTTTCAACTTCAAACCTCACG AGCTGAAAGGTGTACCCGTGGAGATGGTAGCTAAGTTAGTACCTGAGCATGCGAGGAAGCAGTGTCCTTGGCTCGGTTTGTGA
- the LOC104771150 gene encoding zinc finger CCCH domain-containing protein 3-like isoform X2 — MPSGKYYCDYCEKEFQDTQVARKRHLQSKPHLRAKALWYSSSSDLNPQVSNFATKGLCNSFITSNFCPFGNSCRYVHPRSNTGSTGFTSNTQPHPDMLNQHIQGDFFSGRPGTGWFDLPPSLKPPPEQGYPQLPSIDWG; from the exons ATGCCGTCTGGGAAATATTACTGTGATTACTGCGAAAAGGAGTTTCAAGACACTCAAGTCGCTAGAAAACGCCATCTTCAGAGTAAACCTCATCTTCGAGCTAAAGCCCTTTGGTACAGCTCTTCCTCAG ATCTTAATCCACAAGTCTCCAATTTTGCGACGAAGGGTCTCTGCAATAGCTTCATTACCTCG AATTTTTGCCCATTCGGAAACTCTTGTAGATACGTTCACCCTCGGAGCAATACAGGAAGCACAG GATTCACCAGTAATACACAACCTCATCCTGACATGCTTAACCAACATATCCAAG GTGATTTTTTTAGCGGGAGACCAGGCACAGGTTGGTTTGATCTTCCGCCATCTCTGAAACCGCCTCCTGAGCAAGGCTATCCTCAGCTTCCCTCCATAGACTGGGGATAG
- the LOC104771150 gene encoding zinc finger CCCH domain-containing protein 3-like isoform X1, whose product MPSGKYYCDYCEKEFQDTQVARKRHLQSKPHLRAKALWYSSSSDLNPQVSNFATKGLCNSFITSNFCPFGNSCRYVHPRSNTGSTGFTSNTQPHPDMLNQHIQGSTLNRDFFSGRPGTGWFDLPPSLKPPPEQGYPQLPSIDWG is encoded by the exons ATGCCGTCTGGGAAATATTACTGTGATTACTGCGAAAAGGAGTTTCAAGACACTCAAGTCGCTAGAAAACGCCATCTTCAGAGTAAACCTCATCTTCGAGCTAAAGCCCTTTGGTACAGCTCTTCCTCAG ATCTTAATCCACAAGTCTCCAATTTTGCGACGAAGGGTCTCTGCAATAGCTTCATTACCTCG AATTTTTGCCCATTCGGAAACTCTTGTAGATACGTTCACCCTCGGAGCAATACAGGAAGCACAG GATTCACCAGTAATACACAACCTCATCCTGACATGCTTAACCAACATATCCAAGGAAGTACTTTAAACC GTGATTTTTTTAGCGGGAGACCAGGCACAGGTTGGTTTGATCTTCCGCCATCTCTGAAACCGCCTCCTGAGCAAGGCTATCCTCAGCTTCCCTCCATAGACTGGGGATAG
- the LOC104771151 gene encoding shaggy-related protein kinase alpha isoform X1 — translation MASVGIAPIPGARDSTTSAHAATGVDKLPEEMNDMKIRDDKEMEATVVDGNGTETGHIIVTTIGGRNGQPKQTISYMAERVVGHGSFGVVFQAKCLETGETVAIKKVLQDRRYKNRELQTMRLLDHPNVVSLKHCFFSTTEKDELYLNLVLEYVPETVHRVIKHYNKLNQRMPLIYVKLYTYQIFRALSYIHRCIGVCHRDIKPQNLLVNPHTHQVKLCDFGSAKVLVKGEPNISYICSRYYRAPELIFGATEYTTAIDVWSAGCVLAELLLGQPLFPGESGVDQLVEIIKVLGTPTREEIKCMNPNYTEFKFPQIKAHPWHKIFHKRMPPEAVDLVSRLLQYSPNLRSAALDTLVHPFFDELRDPNARLPNGRFLPPLFNFKPHELKGVPVEMVAKLVPEHARKQCPWLGL, via the exons ATGGCGTCAGTGGGTATAGCTCCTATCCCCGGGGCAAGAGACTCTACTACTAGTGCACATGCTGCTACTGGTGTTGATAAATTGCCTGAGGAAATGAATGACATGAAAATTCGAGACGATAAA GAAATGGAAGCGACGGTTGTAGATGGCAATGGTACTGAGACTGGTCACATCATAGTGACTACTATTGGTGGAAGAAACGGCCAACCAAAGCAg ACGATCAGCTACATGGCGGAACGTGTTGTTGGACATGGATCTTTTGGTGTTGTGTTCCAA GCGAAATGTCTTGAGACAGGAGAAACTGTTGCAATAAAGAAAGTTCTACAAGATAGGAGGTACAAGAACCGTGAGCTTCAAACCATGAGGCTACTTGACCATCCAAATGTTGTGTCTCTCAAACACTGCTTCTTCTCAACCACCGAAAAAGATGAGCTTTACCTCAATCTTGTTCTTGAATACGTCCCAGAAACTGTTCATCGGGTTATCAAACATTACAACAAACTGAATCAGAGAATGCCTCTCATATACGTCAAACTTTACACATATCAG ATTTTTAGGGCTTTATCTTACATTCACCGGTGCATTGGTGTGTGTCATCGCGACATAAAACCTCAAAACTTGTTG GTAAATCCACACACTCACCAAGTAAAACTATGCGACTTTGGAAGTGCAAAAGTATTG GTAAAAGGAGAACCAAACATCTCCTACATTTGCTCGAGGTATTACAGAGCACCTGAACTTATTTTTGGAGCAACTGAGTATACGACAGCCATTGACGTCTGGTCTGCAGGATGTGTTCTTGCTGAACTCTTGCTTGGACAG CCCTTATTCCCGGGTGAGAGTGGTGTTGATCAACTTGTAGAGATAATCAAG GTCTTGGGAACGCCTACCAGGGAAGAAATCAAGTGCATGAACCCTAACTACACGGAATTCAAATTCCCTCAGATTAAAGCTCATCCATGGCACAAG ATTTTCCACAAACGCATGCCTCCGGAAGCTGTTGATTTGGTCTCAAGACTTCTTCAATACTCTCCTAATCTACGAAGTGCCGCT CTCGACACATTGGTCCACCCATTCTTTGATGAGCTAAGAGATCCAAACGCACGTCTGCCTAATGGTCGTTTCCTTCCACCGCTTTTCAACTTCAAACCTCACG AGCTGAAAGGTGTACCCGTGGAGATGGTAGCTAAGTTAGTACCTGAGCATGCGAGGAAGCAGTGTCCTTGGCTCGGTTTGTGA